One Microlunatus soli genomic window carries:
- a CDS encoding CaiB/BaiF CoA transferase family protein — translation MTTTEDDPLAGVLVLDFSQFLAGPVAAMRLADLGARVIKVERPGSGDIGRQLAFAGRRADGDTISFHAMNRNKEGITADLKDADDLQRVKSLVARADVLIQNFRPGVMERIGLDHDSVRELNPRLIYASVTGYGEEGPWKDRPGQDLLAQSLSGLSWMSGSTADPPVPVGLSIADHLASCHLAQGVTALLYRRERTGRGGLVQTSLLESMLDLEFELLSTKLNEHLGPGPITVRRGGKYAAHAFLPAPYGTYPTADGYLAIAMNPVDRLGALLEIDELAELTDPQTWWDQQDRIADLLADRLSGGPTDTWLSILDAADIWCAPVLTLDQLIEHDGFAAIGMTQRISRSAGVTDDGSGLELQTTRSPIRIDGRRLTDTRPAPKLGEHDRVIAQEFSALDGS, via the coding sequence ATGACGACAACTGAGGACGATCCACTGGCCGGTGTCCTGGTCCTCGACTTCAGCCAGTTCCTCGCCGGTCCGGTTGCCGCGATGCGGCTGGCCGACCTCGGAGCCCGGGTGATCAAGGTCGAACGTCCCGGCAGCGGTGACATCGGCCGCCAACTGGCGTTCGCCGGTCGGCGCGCCGACGGGGACACGATCTCCTTCCATGCGATGAATCGCAACAAGGAGGGGATCACGGCCGACCTCAAGGACGCCGACGATCTGCAACGGGTGAAGAGCTTGGTCGCTCGGGCCGACGTCCTGATCCAGAACTTCCGACCCGGTGTGATGGAACGGATCGGGCTGGACCACGACAGCGTCCGTGAGCTCAATCCGCGGCTGATCTACGCCAGTGTCACCGGCTACGGGGAGGAAGGGCCCTGGAAGGACCGCCCGGGACAGGACCTGCTGGCCCAGTCGCTGTCCGGGCTGTCCTGGATGAGCGGGTCGACCGCCGACCCGCCGGTGCCGGTCGGGCTGTCGATCGCCGATCATCTGGCCAGCTGTCACCTCGCCCAGGGCGTGACCGCACTGCTGTATCGCCGGGAGCGCACCGGGCGTGGCGGTCTGGTGCAGACCAGCCTGCTGGAATCGATGCTGGACCTGGAGTTCGAGCTGTTGAGCACCAAGCTGAACGAGCATCTGGGGCCGGGGCCGATCACCGTCCGGCGCGGCGGTAAGTACGCTGCCCACGCCTTCCTGCCGGCGCCGTACGGGACCTATCCGACCGCCGACGGCTACCTGGCGATCGCGATGAACCCGGTCGACCGACTCGGTGCCCTGCTCGAGATCGACGAGCTGGCGGAGCTGACCGATCCGCAGACCTGGTGGGACCAGCAGGATCGGATCGCCGACCTGCTCGCCGATCGTCTGTCCGGCGGACCGACCGACACATGGCTGTCGATCCTCGATGCCGCCGACATCTGGTGCGCACCGGTGCTCACTCTGGATCAGCTGATCGAACACGACGGGTTCGCCGCCATCGGGATGACGCAGCGGATCAGCCGGTCCGCCGGCGTCACCGACGACGGCTCCGGCCTGGAGCTGCAGACCACCCGCAGCCCGATCCGGATCGACGGGCGCCGGCTGACCGACACCCGCCCCGCGCCGAAGCTCGGCGAGCACGACCGGGTGATCGCTCAGGAGTTCTCCGCCCTC
- a CDS encoding MaoC family dehydratase, translating to MQIVERWHEDFEVGETRRTTGRTITEADVVLHAGQSGDFFPHHMDAEWASTQPFGRRIAHGTLIISVAVGMTASDINPQAMSYGYDRVRFIRPVFIGDTITVTAELTGIRDHPKQPARHGFLDETVTVTNQHQETVLVLTHVYLTNRRPAS from the coding sequence GTGCAGATCGTCGAGCGATGGCACGAGGACTTCGAGGTCGGCGAGACCCGACGGACCACCGGCCGGACGATCACCGAGGCCGATGTCGTCCTGCACGCCGGCCAGTCCGGCGACTTCTTCCCCCACCACATGGACGCCGAATGGGCATCGACGCAGCCGTTCGGCCGTCGGATCGCCCACGGGACCTTGATCATCTCGGTCGCCGTCGGGATGACCGCTTCCGACATCAATCCCCAGGCGATGAGCTACGGCTATGACCGGGTGCGATTCATCCGGCCGGTGTTCATCGGCGACACGATCACCGTCACCGCGGAACTGACCGGCATCCGGGACCATCCCAAACAGCCGGCGCGGCACGGCTTCCTCGACGAGACGGTGACGGTCACCAACCAGCACCAGGAGACGGTCCTGGTGCTCACCCACGTCTACCTCACCAACCGGAGACCTGCCTCGTGA
- a CDS encoding glycoside hydrolase family 95 protein: MTVHRQPGSDATLCYDAPASRWTDALPIGSGLVGAMCFGGPDGERLLLNHTTGWSGGPAAERSGTLPSADQCRSALDEARTAVAEGRWQDADRAVQGLQHGNPQSFLPVGELSMIITPTGPDRDAPTTDYRRSLDLATAVHQVGYRRGDSRITITTRASHPHNVLMITVQIDGGTVDLDLALTSQLHTTAAGPDLLLRFPSNVIPAYDKPQQPIVYTDGDQEALDGAIAIRTVHDGIGDHPIRNLRRATILVGIETSYSTPGGALRGDARDALARAVRRIGTATRDGAEVVARAQEDDHRRLFSRCRLRLGSPADELTDRRLAAAFAHGSAALDSDPALAALLFDYGRYLLICSSRAGGLPANLQGIWNDAMQPPWSSDFTMNINLEMNYWLAEPTGLVECLTPLFDFIEALAASGAETAARVFDAPGWVAFHCSDAWGYSQPVGNGSHDPCWAFWPFAGPWLLQQLRERLLHGGGDEVALRAWPLVRGAAEFLQHTMIERDDRTLGTSPSTSPENRFSSRSGDSAATAESSTMDIALAADTYRFLIELSDRLDHDQDPVVLAARAALPRLPRPMIDDAGMIAEWPDRELVPQPDHRHTAHLYLVHPGDQPLEPALAAAADASLTGRGDESTGWSLVWKATMRARLRQPERVADLLRYLFRDAAVDRGRWAGGLYRNLFAAHPPFQIDANLGFVTAVAECLLQSHAGTIDLLPALPAAFGPGSVAGLVARPGVRVDLSWDAGSLTRAVLTSDRHEPIDHPVRYRDRVISCRLEPGRPVELSPRSFDLRPIARRPGS, translated from the coding sequence ATGACCGTCCACAGGCAACCCGGGTCCGACGCCACCCTGTGCTACGACGCACCGGCAAGCCGGTGGACCGATGCACTGCCGATCGGCAGCGGCCTGGTCGGCGCGATGTGCTTCGGCGGCCCCGACGGTGAGCGCCTGCTGCTCAATCACACCACGGGTTGGTCCGGTGGACCGGCAGCCGAACGCTCGGGGACACTGCCCTCAGCGGATCAATGCCGAAGCGCCCTCGACGAGGCCAGGACCGCCGTCGCGGAAGGTCGGTGGCAGGACGCCGATCGGGCCGTCCAGGGTCTCCAGCACGGCAACCCGCAGTCCTTCCTGCCGGTCGGTGAGCTGTCCATGATCATCACGCCGACCGGCCCGGATCGCGATGCCCCGACGACGGACTACCGGCGCAGTCTGGATCTGGCAACCGCCGTCCACCAGGTCGGCTATCGCCGCGGCGACAGCCGGATCACCATCACGACCCGGGCCAGCCATCCCCACAACGTGTTGATGATCACCGTCCAGATCGACGGCGGCACCGTCGATCTGGACCTGGCCCTGACCAGCCAACTGCACACCACCGCCGCCGGACCCGACCTGCTGCTCCGCTTCCCCAGCAATGTGATCCCGGCCTATGACAAGCCGCAGCAACCGATCGTCTACACCGACGGTGATCAAGAAGCGCTGGACGGCGCGATCGCGATCCGTACGGTCCACGACGGGATCGGTGATCACCCGATCCGCAACCTGCGCCGGGCAACGATCCTCGTCGGGATCGAGACCAGTTACAGCACGCCGGGCGGCGCGCTGCGCGGCGACGCTCGCGATGCCTTGGCCCGCGCCGTCCGGCGGATCGGGACGGCGACCCGGGACGGCGCCGAGGTCGTCGCGCGAGCCCAGGAGGATGATCATCGACGACTGTTCTCGCGGTGTCGGCTCCGGCTCGGATCGCCGGCGGATGAGCTGACCGATCGTCGCCTCGCGGCCGCCTTCGCGCACGGCTCGGCCGCGCTGGACAGCGATCCGGCGCTGGCCGCACTGCTGTTCGACTACGGACGCTACCTGTTGATCTGCAGCTCGCGAGCAGGTGGCCTGCCGGCCAATCTGCAGGGCATCTGGAACGACGCGATGCAGCCGCCCTGGTCCAGCGACTTCACGATGAACATCAACCTGGAGATGAACTACTGGCTTGCCGAGCCGACCGGGCTCGTCGAATGCCTGACACCACTCTTCGACTTCATCGAGGCCCTCGCCGCCTCGGGCGCCGAGACCGCAGCCAGGGTATTCGACGCGCCGGGCTGGGTCGCCTTCCACTGCAGCGATGCGTGGGGTTACAGCCAACCGGTCGGCAATGGCAGCCACGATCCGTGTTGGGCGTTCTGGCCGTTCGCCGGTCCGTGGCTGCTGCAACAGCTGCGGGAACGACTGTTGCACGGCGGCGGTGACGAGGTCGCCCTCCGAGCCTGGCCGTTGGTCCGCGGAGCAGCCGAGTTCCTGCAACACACCATGATCGAACGCGACGACCGAACGCTGGGGACCAGCCCGTCGACCTCACCGGAGAATCGGTTCAGTTCCCGGTCCGGCGACAGCGCTGCGACCGCCGAGTCCTCGACGATGGACATTGCGCTGGCAGCCGACACCTACCGCTTCCTGATCGAACTGTCGGACCGGCTCGATCATGATCAGGATCCCGTCGTGCTCGCCGCGCGCGCCGCGCTGCCCCGGCTGCCCCGCCCGATGATCGACGATGCCGGCATGATCGCCGAGTGGCCGGACCGGGAGTTGGTGCCGCAGCCCGACCATCGGCACACCGCACACCTGTATCTGGTCCATCCCGGTGATCAACCGCTGGAGCCCGCACTGGCAGCGGCCGCCGATGCCAGCCTGACCGGTCGAGGCGATGAGTCGACCGGCTGGTCGCTGGTCTGGAAGGCGACGATGCGTGCCCGGCTCCGGCAGCCCGAGCGGGTTGCCGATCTGCTGCGCTACCTCTTCCGGGACGCCGCCGTCGATCGCGGCCGTTGGGCGGGAGGTCTCTACCGCAACCTGTTCGCCGCGCATCCGCCGTTCCAGATCGACGCCAACCTCGGCTTCGTGACCGCCGTCGCCGAGTGCCTGCTGCAGAGCCACGCCGGCACCATCGATCTGCTGCCGGCGCTGCCCGCGGCATTCGGTCCCGGATCGGTGGCCGGACTGGTCGCCCGGCCCGGTGTCCGGGTCGATCTGTCCTGGGATGCCGGTTCGTTGACCCGCGCGGTGCTGACCTCGGATCGTCACGAACCGATCGATCACCCGGTCCGGTACCGCGACCGGGTGATCAGCTGTCGACTCGAGCCGGGGCGTCCCGTCGAGCTCAGCCCACGGAGCTTCGATCTTCGGCCGATTGCTCGGCGTCCTGGTTCTTGA